GTAGTTGTAGACTTACTCGTTGATTTGCGGGTAGATTTTGCTGACGATGCTTTACCAGCCAATAATTGTAGTGCCTTTTCTAAAGTCATATCTTCCACAGATTCACCTTCTGGAATACTGACATTAGTTTTGCCATTCTTAATGTAAGGGCCGTAGGGGCCATCATAGATATTAACTGGCGTACCATCTTCTGGATGTGTACCCAATTCACGCAAAGCTGCCTTGGACTTACCATTGCTGGAACTGCGTCCTTTTTTCGGTTCCGCTAACAACTCTAGAGCACGTTCTAGCGAAACTGTCAAAACGTTATCAGCAGCTTTGAGGGAACGGTAGTCTTTACCTTCCTTACCTTGGTCGTGAACAATGTAAGGGCCAAAGCGTCCCAAACTCGCTTGAATTTTCCCCCCAGTTTCGGGATGAACTCCTAATGTCCGGGGTAAGGCTAAAAGTCCAATGGCTATGTCTAAGGTGACGGTTTCTGGCGTTACACCTTTGGGTAAAGATGCTTGTTTGGGTTTAGGGTTTTCCTCGGTCTTGTCACCCAGTTGCACGTAGGGGCCGTAAGCGCCAATTTTCACATAAATTGGTTCCCCAGTTTCGGGATGGCGACCAAGTTGGTCAGGCCCGGAGGTTTTTTGCCGCAATATTACCTCTACCTGTTTGGGGTCAAGGTCTGCTGGCGTCAGGTCTTTGGGAATCGAAGCTGTGACAACACCCTCACCGTTTTCGACTTCGATGTAAGGGCCATATTTCCCAATCCGGACTTTGGCTGGGAGATTTTCTAGTTCTACAGTCCTGGCTTTGTTGGCATCAATTTGATTTTCACGTTCCTTGACTAAGGTTTCTAGACCTTGGTCTCCCAAATAAAATTCCTGTAAGTAAGGTAGCCAGTTAGCTTCCCCAGTGGCGATATCATCCAAGGTTTGCTCCATTTTGGAGGTAAAGCTGGGATCGACGACATCAGGAAAATGTTTTTCCAGCAGGTCAGTAACCGCAAACGCCGTGAAGGTAGGAATGAGGGCGTTATTGACTAATTGGGCATAACCTTTATCGATAATCGTACCAATAATACTGGCGTAGGTACTGGGACGACCAATGCCTTCACTTTCTAAGGTTTTGACGAGAGTGGCTTCTGTGTACCTGGCTGGTGGTTGCGTTTCGTGGCCAATTGCTTCTATTTCTTTACAATCTGGACGATCGCCAACTTTCAAACTTGGCAAAATTACTTCCTGGTCTTCTAATGCGGCTTCGGGATCGTCGGAACCTTCCACATAGGCGCGGAGATAGCCGGGGAAATCAATTCTTTTACCAGAAGCACGGAACCCAGCGTCTTCTACTTGTAACTGCACGGTAATTTGGGTTTGGCGAGAGTCAGCCATTTGACAGGCGACAGTGCGCTTCCAAATTAAGTCATAGACAGCCAGTTCTCGACCGCTTAAACCAGTTTCTTGGGGCGTGCGGAAAGTACTACCCGCCGGACGAATTGCTTCGTGTGCTTCTTGTGCGCCTTTAGATTTGGTAGTGTATTGCCGGGGTTGAGGGCTGAGATATTGTTTACCGTAGCGTTGTTCTACACAACTACGAGCAGCTGCGATCGCTTGATCGGATAAATGCACCGAATCTGTCCGCATATAGGTAATGTACCCTTGCTCGTACAAATTCTGGGCAATCCGCATCGTGTCTCTGGCTGAGAGGCGCAATTTCCGGTTGGATTCTTGTTGCAGCGTCGAAGTTGTAAACGGTGGCGCTGGTTTACGTGTCACCGGGCGTTCTTCTACTTCTTTGACACTCCAAGTTTTATCTGTGAGGCGTTCTTTGAGTGCAACTGCATCCGCTTCCGTCAGCAAAACGACATTGCGACCAGCCGCGATTTGTCCGGTGGCTGGGTCAAAATCGCTGCCATTGGCTATTTTGGTTCCTCCCAAGGTCACTAACTGGGCAGTAAACGGAGCTTTTTGCTGCTCCAGAGACGCTTTTAAATCCCAATAACTACCTTCACGGAAAGCGCGACGTTGGCGTTCCTTGTTGACTAATAGCCTTACAGCTACAGATTGTACGCGCCCAGCAGATAGCCCCCAGGCAATTTTTTTCCATAGCAAAGGAGACAGAGTGTAGCCCACCAACCGATCCAAGATCCGTCGCGTTTCTTGGGCGCGAACCAACTGCTCATCGATATTGCGGCAGTTTTTCAAAGCTTTTTTGATAGCGTCTTGAGTAATTTCGTGAAACACCATCCGCTTTGTCGGTACTTTCGGCTTGAGCAACTGGTATAAATGCCAACTAATGCTCTCACCTTCCCGGTCTTCGTCAGTTGCCAGAATCAACTCATCAGCCTCTTTGAGAGCATCTTTGAGCTGGGTGACAACTTTCTTTTTGTCTTTCGGGACAACATACACCGGTTCAAAGTCGGCGTCTACATTTACCCCCAACTGCGCCCATTTTTCTGCTTTGACAGCGGTGGGAATTTCGCTAGCCGACTGGGGTAGGTCACGTACATGACCCATCGACGCTTCCACCCGATAGCCTGATGGTAGGTAGTTGCGAATGGTGCGAGCTTTGGTCGGAGATTCGACGATGACGAGAGTTGACATGGAAATTTCAAAAAAAAGAATAGCTGTTAAGCTAAACAGGCAAATTTAGATGATTTCGGCGAGAGGTTAAAATAAAACGTCGCGCTTATGAGATGTGAGTTTATCTTCACACAAACTGCCTATGAGGATAAAAATCCGCTACAGTTTCGGCACAGTCCTT
The genomic region above belongs to Calothrix sp. NIES-2098 and contains:
- a CDS encoding DNA topoisomerase I: MSTLVIVESPTKARTIRNYLPSGYRVEASMGHVRDLPQSASEIPTAVKAEKWAQLGVNVDADFEPVYVVPKDKKKVVTQLKDALKEADELILATDEDREGESISWHLYQLLKPKVPTKRMVFHEITQDAIKKALKNCRNIDEQLVRAQETRRILDRLVGYTLSPLLWKKIAWGLSAGRVQSVAVRLLVNKERQRRAFREGSYWDLKASLEQQKAPFTAQLVTLGGTKIANGSDFDPATGQIAAGRNVVLLTEADAVALKERLTDKTWSVKEVEERPVTRKPAPPFTTSTLQQESNRKLRLSARDTMRIAQNLYEQGYITYMRTDSVHLSDQAIAAARSCVEQRYGKQYLSPQPRQYTTKSKGAQEAHEAIRPAGSTFRTPQETGLSGRELAVYDLIWKRTVACQMADSRQTQITVQLQVEDAGFRASGKRIDFPGYLRAYVEGSDDPEAALEDQEVILPSLKVGDRPDCKEIEAIGHETQPPARYTEATLVKTLESEGIGRPSTYASIIGTIIDKGYAQLVNNALIPTFTAFAVTDLLEKHFPDVVDPSFTSKMEQTLDDIATGEANWLPYLQEFYLGDQGLETLVKERENQIDANKARTVELENLPAKVRIGKYGPYIEVENGEGVVTASIPKDLTPADLDPKQVEVILRQKTSGPDQLGRHPETGEPIYVKIGAYGPYVQLGDKTEENPKPKQASLPKGVTPETVTLDIAIGLLALPRTLGVHPETGGKIQASLGRFGPYIVHDQGKEGKDYRSLKAADNVLTVSLERALELLAEPKKGRSSSNGKSKAALRELGTHPEDGTPVNIYDGPYGPYIKNGKTNVSIPEGESVEDMTLEKALQLLAGKASSAKSTRKSTSKSTTTKSKSTTKSTAKSTSKSTSKASTAASKNNNAED